A genomic stretch from Anaerolinea thermophila UNI-1 includes:
- a CDS encoding DUF4411 family protein, with amino-acid sequence MKYCLDANVFIEPSKGWYAFDIAPAFWDALLEWRQKQILCSILPIYDEIVEHKEQNALVRWVKEHGKDFFLPLDEDAWIEFGNIADLVRRRYEDHIAEDFLDCSDPMVIAYARAHGLIVVTEEKWKNEDQKSNGKVGGKKIHIPNVCQLVEVQWISTVEMLRDLKFQFR; translated from the coding sequence ATGAAGTATTGCCTGGATGCCAATGTATTCATTGAGCCCAGCAAAGGGTGGTATGCTTTTGACATCGCTCCTGCATTCTGGGATGCCTTACTGGAATGGAGGCAAAAGCAAATCCTGTGCAGTATTTTGCCCATTTATGATGAGATTGTGGAGCACAAAGAGCAAAACGCCCTGGTGAGGTGGGTAAAAGAACATGGGAAGGATTTCTTTCTCCCCCTTGACGAAGATGCCTGGATTGAATTCGGAAACATCGCCGATTTGGTAAGGCGCCGCTATGAAGATCACATCGCAGAGGATTTTCTCGACTGTTCAGATCCCATGGTGATCGCATATGCCAGAGCGCACGGCCTGATCGTTGTGACTGAAGAGAAGTGGAAGAACGAGGACCAAAAATCTAATGGTAAGGTGGGCGGAAAGAAAATTCATATTCCCAACGTTTGCCAGCTTGTTGAGGTGCAGTGGATCAGCACCGTGGAAATGCTCAGAGATTTGAAGTTCCAGTTTAGGTGA
- a CDS encoding DUF4160 domain-containing protein has translation MPTVLVIGPYRFFFVSLDYGEPPHIHVQREKFVAKFWLDPVQLEKSGGFKAQELNQIGKLVQENQTYLLERWYEHFGQ, from the coding sequence ATGCCTACCGTTCTGGTTATTGGCCCTTATCGCTTCTTTTTCGTTTCTCTGGATTACGGTGAACCGCCTCATATCCATGTGCAACGGGAAAAGTTTGTCGCTAAATTCTGGCTGGATCCGGTCCAACTGGAAAAATCCGGTGGGTTCAAAGCACAGGAACTTAACCAGATTGGTAAACTGGTTCAGGAAAACCAGACGTATCTCTTGGAGCGTTGGTATGAGCACTTTGGTCAATGA
- a CDS encoding DUF2442 domain-containing protein: MSTLVNEIQQARAQSVRITEDMLVVELTDGRVISVPLAWYPRLWYGSESERAHFEIIGEGEYIHWPELDEDLSVSGILKGRRSLENPESLKKWLAKRQK, translated from the coding sequence ATGAGCACTTTGGTCAATGAAATCCAGCAGGCACGTGCCCAGTCCGTTCGGATTACTGAAGATATGCTCGTCGTGGAACTGACCGACGGACGTGTTATCAGCGTCCCGCTCGCCTGGTACCCCAGACTGTGGTATGGTAGCGAGAGCGAGCGCGCTCATTTCGAGATTATCGGCGAAGGGGAGTACATCCATTGGCCAGAACTGGACGAGGATTTGAGTGTAAGCGGAATTCTTAAGGGACGCCGTTCCCTTGAAAACCCAGAATCCCTCAAGAAATGGCTGGCAAAACGCCAGAAATAA
- a CDS encoding XRE family transcriptional regulator produces MKWARERSLLDFNTLARKTGVKPEVLQSWEQGETAPTYRQAEKLAHALHIPFGYLFLSQPPFAPSAVPDFRRLPESQIGRFSPELESVLNDAKRKQAWLHEWRVEEGFSPLPFIGKFSPEDSPQTVAEQIRSVLDLPSPTAKGLYSWNEHLQKLVKHAEKAGIAVIRNGVVLSDNRRPLSVEEFRGFNLPDNYAPVIFINAQDSIAGQIFTLAHELAHLWIGAGGISNPLTADNPLDTSETERFCNRVAAELLLPQNPFLEHWPSGTTTLPEILNAAQQLAREFKVSAPAVLLRACELNRLDAPLFRAAYEEIYRQVIPLRKKTGGGSFYATWQARNSQTVVTEVLQALRQGKVLYRDAARLLNTNLATLEKALNRMKTGRL; encoded by the coding sequence TTGAAATGGGCCCGAGAACGCTCGCTGCTGGATTTCAATACCCTTGCTCGAAAAACAGGGGTAAAACCAGAAGTGCTCCAGTCGTGGGAACAGGGTGAGACAGCGCCTACCTACCGTCAGGCTGAGAAACTGGCGCATGCTCTTCACATTCCTTTTGGATATCTTTTCCTCTCCCAACCCCCCTTTGCGCCTTCTGCCGTCCCTGACTTCCGCAGATTACCCGAATCCCAGATTGGACGTTTCAGCCCCGAACTGGAATCCGTGCTGAATGATGCAAAGCGTAAACAAGCCTGGCTGCATGAATGGCGGGTTGAGGAAGGCTTTTCGCCTTTGCCTTTTATCGGAAAATTTTCTCCGGAAGATAGCCCTCAAACGGTTGCAGAACAGATTCGTTCCGTCCTGGATCTGCCTTCCCCAACCGCTAAAGGGTTATATTCCTGGAACGAGCATTTACAAAAGCTGGTGAAACATGCCGAAAAAGCCGGTATAGCGGTAATTCGCAACGGCGTTGTCCTTTCCGATAACCGCCGTCCGTTGAGTGTGGAAGAGTTTCGCGGTTTTAATTTACCTGACAATTATGCGCCGGTCATTTTCATCAACGCTCAGGATAGTATTGCAGGGCAGATCTTTACTCTTGCCCATGAACTGGCCCATCTTTGGATTGGGGCAGGGGGCATCTCCAACCCTTTGACCGCCGATAACCCACTGGATACTTCCGAAACCGAACGGTTTTGTAATCGCGTTGCCGCAGAACTTCTGCTCCCTCAGAACCCTTTTCTAGAACACTGGCCATCTGGAACAACAACGCTCCCTGAAATCCTGAATGCGGCTCAACAGCTTGCCAGAGAGTTCAAAGTCAGCGCACCCGCTGTTTTGCTCCGGGCCTGTGAATTGAACAGACTGGATGCCCCTCTTTTTCGTGCTGCATACGAAGAAATATACCGGCAGGTAATTCCACTTAGAAAGAAAACAGGCGGTGGAAGTTTCTATGCTACCTGGCAGGCCCGCAACAGCCAGACCGTTGTCACCGAAGTTCTTCAGGCGTTGAGACAGGGAAAGGTCCTTTATCGTGACGCGGCTCGCCTGCTCAATACCAACCTCGCTACCCTTGAGAAAGCCCTGAACAGGATGAAAACAGGTCGACTATGA
- the nadS gene encoding NadS family protein: MNNETFTELLSSVQEGADILRGRRPPSRVFDINFQDVKAIRERLGLSQRQFAALMGVSIDTLQNWEQNRRKPRGAARTLLLIAAKHPETILDILKTA; the protein is encoded by the coding sequence ATGAATAACGAAACTTTCACTGAATTACTCTCCAGCGTGCAGGAAGGGGCTGACATTCTTCGCGGACGACGCCCTCCTTCTCGCGTTTTTGACATTAACTTCCAGGACGTCAAGGCGATCCGTGAGCGCCTGGGGCTTTCACAGCGCCAATTTGCCGCATTGATGGGCGTGAGCATTGACACCCTGCAAAACTGGGAACAAAACCGCCGTAAACCCCGTGGAGCAGCCAGAACACTGCTTCTCATTGCCGCCAAACATCCCGAAACCATTCTGGACATCCTGAAAACTGCCTGA
- a CDS encoding prepilin peptidase encodes MTIEGRDVFIFLWLLVCAVFDLRRREVPDWLTLPAVAAGLVWRVLHPDGWLAWALAGVTVALTLLGVLPGGDMKGLAALALVDPRLYLAAWLGTVGVYLLWWLVRRERSMPGYVGFLVGVVGWMIISGVLPAIS; translated from the coding sequence GTGACAATCGAAGGAAGAGATGTTTTCATATTCCTCTGGCTGCTGGTTTGCGCCGTCTTTGACCTGCGGCGGCGGGAAGTACCCGACTGGCTGACCCTGCCCGCGGTGGCGGCAGGGCTGGTATGGCGGGTGCTCCATCCGGACGGGTGGCTTGCGTGGGCGCTGGCTGGGGTGACGGTGGCGCTGACCCTGCTGGGCGTCCTGCCGGGCGGGGACATGAAGGGGCTGGCGGCGCTGGCGCTGGTTGACCCGCGCCTGTACCTGGCGGCGTGGCTGGGGACGGTTGGAGTGTACCTGCTGTGGTGGCTGGTGCGCCGCGAACGCAGCATGCCGGGCTATGTGGGCTTTCTGGTGGGGGTGGTGGGGTGGATGATTATTTCTGGCGTTTTGCCAGCCATTTCTTGA
- a CDS encoding CAP domain-containing protein, which yields MTTWDVRLFPAQAGATFRVYLPLIMSSGTPLPPPVYDPVAAVGRLNWWRSLAGLPAVSGNLELHSACRAHARWMVNNGIAAHTEDPELPGYTIEGDACGQAANLAFGVDVFPGDEQAVDAMMASPFHALNALDGRLVEVGFGSARLETVWSGSYSAAALDVFHGQDWSLVPAPTTFPKDNGTLPVLSYNGLAQPDPLTACPGYTAPTGAALLAMYLPYPPGTIASTTLQQGSTLLEHCVIHGWSYHNPNRDLELQGRSALAERGALMIIPRLPLQAGKTYTMRVTWAGSQEVRWTFTTATEPLDILPLRVLLPHGD from the coding sequence GTGACGACGTGGGACGTGCGCCTGTTCCCGGCGCAGGCAGGCGCGACCTTCCGGGTGTACCTGCCGCTGATTATGAGTAGCGGCACGCCGTTACCGCCACCGGTGTACGACCCGGTCGCGGCGGTGGGACGGTTGAACTGGTGGCGTTCGCTGGCGGGACTGCCTGCGGTGAGCGGCAATCTGGAACTGCATTCCGCCTGCCGGGCGCATGCCCGCTGGATGGTGAACAACGGGATTGCGGCGCACACGGAAGACCCTGAACTGCCGGGGTACACGATTGAAGGCGATGCGTGCGGGCAGGCGGCAAATCTTGCATTTGGGGTGGATGTGTTCCCGGGCGATGAGCAGGCGGTGGATGCGATGATGGCGTCGCCGTTCCATGCGCTGAACGCGCTGGACGGGCGGCTGGTGGAAGTGGGCTTTGGCAGCGCGCGGCTGGAAACGGTGTGGAGCGGTTCTTACAGCGCCGCGGCGCTGGATGTGTTCCACGGGCAGGACTGGAGCCTGGTTCCCGCGCCGACCACCTTCCCGAAGGACAACGGGACGCTGCCGGTGCTCTCGTACAACGGGCTGGCGCAGCCCGACCCGCTGACGGCCTGCCCGGGCTACACGGCGCCGACGGGTGCAGCGCTGCTGGCAATGTACCTGCCCTACCCGCCGGGGACGATTGCGTCCACCACCCTGCAGCAGGGCAGTACCCTGCTGGAGCACTGCGTGATTCACGGCTGGTCGTACCACAATCCGAACCGCGATCTGGAACTGCAGGGACGCAGCGCGCTGGCGGAGCGAGGCGCACTGATGATCATACCCCGTCTGCCGCTGCAGGCAGGAAAGACCTACACGATGAGGGTGACCTGGGCGGGCAGTCAGGAGGTGCGCTGGACGTTCACCACGGCGACCGAACCGCTGGATATTCTGCCGTTGCGGGTGCTGTTACCGCATGGAGATTGA
- a CDS encoding type II secretion system F family protein: protein MTVYLPQILMAISLAAFAYYALEAVAKQRGRAAKTLADYYQPLTPQEERPIRTGSFEHKVRLAALQYRLNAAGRESLYYYGAMGALTLVFWAALVFLGVPAVLYLLAPVLGWVVVSGQVNGAWQKMRLALEKELPTFLLRMSATIQATPNVPEAIADVTASLDPAGPLQAWMKRLLAAIQTGGRRGLEEMQDEAAAISPSLMMAVMEIERLWETGGSGYVEAFRLASDNLASILEGRAMAAAKADGAWGTVRVILLALGGSLVVAMSSAAGGGLFDTPAVQIGLLLALAWAALGWNVIGDMIREVME from the coding sequence ATGACGGTGTACTTACCGCAGATTCTCATGGCAATTTCACTGGCGGCGTTTGCCTACTACGCGCTGGAAGCGGTTGCGAAGCAGCGAGGACGGGCGGCGAAAACGCTGGCGGACTACTACCAGCCCCTGACCCCGCAGGAAGAGCGTCCCATCCGCACCGGCTCGTTTGAGCACAAGGTGCGGCTGGCGGCGCTGCAGTACCGGCTGAACGCGGCAGGCAGGGAGAGCCTGTACTACTACGGAGCAATGGGCGCGCTTACCCTGGTCTTCTGGGCGGCGCTGGTCTTTCTGGGCGTGCCTGCGGTGCTGTACCTGCTGGCGCCGGTGCTGGGCTGGGTGGTGGTGAGCGGGCAGGTGAACGGGGCATGGCAGAAGATGAGACTGGCGCTGGAGAAGGAACTGCCCACCTTCCTGCTGCGCATGAGCGCCACGATTCAGGCGACCCCCAACGTGCCGGAAGCCATAGCGGACGTGACCGCCAGTCTTGACCCGGCGGGACCGCTGCAGGCGTGGATGAAGCGCCTGCTGGCAGCCATTCAGACCGGCGGACGCAGGGGACTGGAGGAGATGCAGGACGAAGCCGCGGCGATCTCGCCCTCGCTGATGATGGCGGTGATGGAGATTGAGCGTCTGTGGGAGACGGGCGGGAGCGGCTACGTGGAAGCGTTTCGGCTGGCGAGCGACAATCTGGCGTCCATCCTCGAAGGCAGAGCCATGGCGGCGGCGAAGGCGGACGGCGCATGGGGTACGGTGCGGGTGATCCTGCTGGCGCTGGGCGGATCGCTGGTGGTCGCCATGTCGAGCGCCGCCGGGGGCGGTCTGTTCGACACCCCCGCGGTGCAGATTGGATTGCTGCTGGCGCTGGCATGGGCGGCGCTGGGCTGGAACGTGATTGGTGACATGATCCGGGAGGTGATGGAATGA
- a CDS encoding SWIM zinc finger family protein: MTEDTQKRLQKAFSGLSARQMRVLDIVDGRIWAVHSTMSSRQGAIYLVTYGIDQWTWDRHLHHLPDPKECPEWQCSCPDFEKRHQPCKHILAVKIMHAIPV, from the coding sequence ATGACCGAAGACACTCAAAAAAGACTGCAAAAAGCCTTTTCAGGCTTGTCCGCTCGACAGATGCGGGTGCTGGATATCGTCGATGGGCGAATCTGGGCGGTACATTCCACCATGTCTTCAAGACAAGGTGCGATCTATCTGGTCACTTACGGGATAGATCAATGGACGTGGGATCGTCACTTACATCATCTTCCGGATCCCAAAGAGTGTCCAGAGTGGCAGTGCAGTTGTCCAGACTTTGAGAAGCGCCATCAGCCATGCAAGCATATCCTGGCGGTAAAAATCATGCACGCTATTCCTGTATAA
- a CDS encoding N-acetylmuramoyl-L-alanine amidase: MEIEIVSPRKLLTGLMMIGLVVGGVWGALVHVPRARVAAAQALPSPTPTPLLTAAVFEPTATPMAVPTATPMPTPTAVPDNLQTYLEGCRKGGAAAFTPDYAGAVVAASCNHGGENRPQAVVVHATEGELPAALAHLRDPQSRVSAHYVVDRDGTVYQLVPERAVAYHVACGVEGCVSSCPAFLCGDGRPETRTVGIELVNRGKVPQDWRGAVYEDYGMAFGWRWWEEYPQAQRDALKRLVEDIAVRWGIAVDPDHVLGHYRVQGKRDPGPALNLFWERNGHPMREAVFP; the protein is encoded by the coding sequence ATGGAGATTGAGATTGTCTCGCCGAGAAAGTTGCTCACCGGTCTGATGATGATCGGACTGGTGGTGGGCGGGGTGTGGGGGGCACTGGTGCACGTCCCCAGGGCGAGAGTGGCAGCGGCGCAAGCCCTGCCCTCTCCGACCCCCACACCCCTGCTGACGGCGGCGGTGTTTGAACCGACCGCCACCCCGATGGCTGTGCCAACGGCGACACCCATGCCCACACCCACTGCTGTGCCGGACAACCTCCAGACCTATCTGGAGGGATGTCGAAAGGGTGGGGCGGCGGCTTTCACGCCGGACTACGCCGGGGCGGTGGTGGCGGCGTCCTGCAATCACGGCGGGGAGAACCGTCCGCAGGCGGTGGTGGTGCATGCCACGGAGGGCGAATTGCCCGCAGCCCTGGCGCACCTGCGCGACCCGCAGAGCCGGGTGAGCGCGCATTACGTGGTAGATCGGGACGGGACGGTGTATCAGTTAGTCCCGGAGCGGGCGGTGGCGTACCATGTCGCCTGCGGGGTGGAAGGCTGTGTATCGTCCTGCCCGGCGTTTCTGTGCGGGGACGGTAGACCGGAGACGCGCACCGTGGGGATTGAACTGGTGAACCGCGGCAAAGTGCCGCAGGACTGGCGGGGAGCGGTGTACGAGGACTACGGGATGGCGTTCGGCTGGCGCTGGTGGGAGGAGTACCCGCAGGCGCAGCGGGATGCGCTGAAACGGCTGGTGGAGGATATTGCCGTGCGCTGGGGCATTGCGGTTGACCCTGACCATGTGTTGGGACACTACCGCGTGCAGGGCAAGCGCGACCCGGGTCCGGCGCTCAATCTCTTCTGGGAGCGCAACGGCCACCCGATGAGGGAGGCGGTGTTTCCATGA